The following proteins come from a genomic window of Corynebacterium hansenii:
- a CDS encoding glucose dehydrogenase, protein MGRNRMGIGVAAAALAAAVSLSLSACMENSPALQGHFAERSGEPSGIRMPDAKIGDAMPAPGTKREPRGTSDPDPCAIDDVVLAACMPEITAIASPGKGRAIAATADGRLHLIVAGAEPREIADAGSRVAQITAGPTVAEDGQMFLLRADGSVARLTLLPGGRADLRDLPEHRNVGNIGLFLDDSAQVNTLLAGDPGIEVISMCHGPHGAPPLMTVRLDGTPMLAQWSYGRIEPLGGVDLDDSIGGCAVAGTDVFVAVPGAQRVVSVPIAPPEAGRFGAWKVMGSPKKLLEGEFGHVGWLAPVLAEGGAEVWGATVNKADGRDGGESDERIFRIPSGGAAGGSPD, encoded by the coding sequence GGCGGCCGCGGTCTCGCTGTCGCTGTCCGCGTGCATGGAAAACTCCCCCGCGCTGCAGGGGCACTTCGCGGAACGCAGCGGCGAGCCCTCGGGGATCCGCATGCCGGACGCCAAGATCGGGGACGCGATGCCCGCCCCCGGCACGAAGCGCGAACCTCGCGGCACGTCCGATCCCGATCCCTGCGCCATCGACGACGTCGTCCTCGCCGCATGCATGCCGGAGATCACGGCCATCGCGTCGCCGGGGAAGGGCAGGGCGATCGCGGCGACTGCGGATGGGCGCCTGCACCTCATCGTCGCCGGCGCCGAGCCGCGGGAGATCGCCGACGCCGGGTCGCGCGTCGCGCAGATCACGGCGGGGCCGACTGTCGCGGAGGACGGGCAGATGTTCCTGCTGCGCGCCGATGGTTCCGTCGCCAGGCTGACGCTGCTGCCGGGCGGCCGCGCCGACCTGCGCGACCTGCCGGAGCACCGGAACGTGGGCAACATCGGCCTGTTCCTCGACGATTCCGCCCAGGTGAACACGCTGTTGGCCGGCGACCCGGGCATCGAGGTGATTTCGATGTGTCACGGCCCCCACGGCGCCCCTCCCCTGATGACGGTCCGCCTCGACGGCACCCCGATGCTCGCTCAGTGGTCGTATGGCCGGATCGAGCCGCTGGGCGGAGTGGATCTGGATGATTCGATCGGCGGCTGCGCGGTCGCCGGCACGGACGTGTTCGTGGCGGTGCCGGGGGCGCAGCGCGTCGTGTCCGTGCCGATCGCCCCGCCCGAAGCGGGGCGCTTTGGGGCGTGGAAGGTGATGGGTTCGCCGAAGAAGTTGCTCGAGGGCGAGTTCGGCCACGTCGGCTGGCTCGCGCCGGTGCTCGCCGAGGGAGGCGCCGAGGTGTGGGGCGCGACCGTCAACAAGGCCGACGGGCGCGACGGCGGCGAGTCGGACGAGCGCATCTTCCGCATCCCCTCCGGCGGCGCCGCGGGCGGCTCGCCCGACTAG